Sequence from the Ictalurus furcatus strain D&B chromosome 29, Billie_1.0, whole genome shotgun sequence genome:
ACCCTCGcaggccactttaataggaacacatgcTCATTCGTGCTAGTATGCgtgagccaatcatgtggcagcagagcaatgcataaAAGCATGCAGATACAGCGAGCGATACTAGCAGGCTTTATTAATAAagagtgtaatgtgtgtgtgtgtgtgtcaggagtgGCCATCGCTGAGCGTCTCAAGCCTTTTAAGGTGAAAAAATTCATCTACACGGATGTGGCGCCGAGACCGGAGCTGGCTGAGGCCATCCAGGCGGAGTACGGTAAAGAGAGTCTTCGGATCTTCGTTCTTAGTTTAATTTGACGCCGTCGATTGAAATTCAGCAAGATGGTGGGAGAAGGTTGTATTTAGTCAGTCCTGATACCTGATACAGATCCAGATCCGGGTAATTAGGTAGTGATCAAGACCAGTCCTTAAATTGGGACTCCCATTTTTGTGACACcgacgcgcgtgtgtgtgtttgtagtgtccATGGACGAGTTGGCCAGACAGTCTGATTTCCTGGCGGTGTGCTGTGCTCTGACTCCGGAGACTCAGGGCGTCTGCAACAAGGAGCTTTTCGCCAAGATGAAGAACACGTCCATTTTCATCAACACCAGCAGGTACGTGACAGGAAAGCACTCCACTTCTCAAAAGTACGCTCGCGGTTGACACTTTTGTAAATCTGATGTGAGTTCAGTTTGGTCGATAAAAACCAGAGGAAATATGGCAATTGAggctgtgtggttgtgtgtgtgtgtgtgtgtgtgtgtgtgacagaggaGGTGTGGTGAACCAGGAGGACCTGTATGCAGCGCTATCTTCAGGCCTGATCGCTGGAGCTGGACTGGACGTCACCACGCCGGAACCCTTACCCACTAACCACCCGCTCTTCACACTCAAAAACTGCGGTGAGctccagcgtgtgtgtgtgtgcgtgtgtgagactATAATCACCTGCGTAATGCTTCACACGATGCCTCTAAACGTTTCATGCACGGTGTGTGATCACAgtcttgctctgtgtgtgtgttaatgtgttcaGTGATCCTGCCACACATCGCCAGCGCTTCGTACACTACTCGGAACGCCATGTCTGCTCTCGCCGCCAACAACCTGCTCGCCGGACTCAGAGGAGAAGCCATGCCGAAGGAACTTCGGCTCTAGAACCCGATTCCGAACTCGCTGCTGAAACTGTAGAGGAATTAATAAACGGATCATTTTAACTACACGGACATCATCACAGTGAAACTAGAACCTaaagatgaatgtgtgtgtaacgGTGTTGTAAACAGATCCTGTGATGTCACTTACGAGTATCGTTAACTAGCAGCACGAACAGCGGGAACTCTCGCGCCATCCTCCATGTTACAGCAAAAAACACCCGACTGCAGATGTGTAAGAGCTTCTTAAAATTCAACAATACacctttcactctctctctcacacacacacacacacacacacacatatatatatatatatatatataaatatataaataaacatgaaagaaaaacgAAAAACCACAAGAAttcaatgaacaaatgaataaataaataaatggaaagaaaaaattaaaaaggaaatATGAGAACCAaagaatagatagatagatagatagatagatagatagatagatagatatctcAGCAATggaaagaggaaaataaaatggaaagaaagaaagaaagaaaagtaaatggaaagagaaaaacatgagaaatgggaaaaaatgcaatgaaaaaaagaaagattgaaCACAAGAaatgggaaaagaaaagaaaaacaaaaataagaagaaaataaaaaacaaaaaccacaagAATAGAAATGGAACGCatgaatgaatagatagatagatagatagataaataaataaataaatgtgaagtgGAAAGAGACAATAAAAAAGTAAGAATGTGAAACAAAAACTAgatagagataaagagagatggatagagcgagatagacagagatagatagagctaGACAGATAGAGGTAGACAGATagaaatagacagagagagagatggatagagagaaatagagatagagagagatagatagagatagaaagagatagagatagatagaaagagatagagagatggatatatatatatatagagagagagagagagagagatagaaagagatagaaatagacagagatagagagcgagacagagagagagagatagatagagagagatagagatagaaagagagatagagatagacagatagatagagagatagagatatacagatagagagagagatagatagagagagttacatagagatagacagatagatagatagagatagatagatagagatagacagataaagagagatagggagagagatagatagaggtagatagagagagatacagatagacagatagagagatagatagctAGAGAGCTAGATATCTCAGCAgtggaaagaggaaaagaataTAGGAAGGAAAGAACATGAGGAAATGGGAATAGAAAAACaaaccagaagaaaaaaatgtaatgaaacaagaacatgaaagaaaaacagaaaaaacccccacaaaaatagaatgaatagataaataaataaataaataaataacatgagaaatgtaaagaaaaaaaagggaaggagGAGAAACAAAAAgtatagatagaaagatatcTCAGCAACGGAAAGAGGAGaataaaatggaaagaaagaaaggtaaaTGTGAAgcgaaagaaaggaagagagagaaagagaaaaggctgGATGAACTGCTCGTGTGCGAGAGGTGTTTCAATGCAGAGCGATCATCTCGCAGCGGCTTCTGAAGTGAAACGCACACGATGATGAGTAACAGTAAGTGCACAAAAACTAAACAGGGCTTCCTTTCGGGGTTTCCACACACCACGGCCACGGCCGGTATTTCCTCCGCCGGTCCGTCGCTCCGCTCCAGCATCCTTCTGTTTTAACAGCGTTTACTGTGAACACAAGCTCAGTGacgacgacacacacacacacacacacattcctcacATTCTTCAAGCACATAATAATCTCCTCAAACAATGAAACACAGGAGGAAGTGAAAACACGAAAGAAAGAGAAGCTCTTCTGTACGGCACGGCTCGCTCACCGACTTATTATTCACTTCATCATACAAGACATGACAAACACGTCTCCTTTACACACCATCAcaggaatatttaaaaaacaaacaacaacaacaacaacaacaacaacaactgtacTTTCTTTAACATGAGAACACAAAaatttgaaagttttttttttttttaatcttttcacGTCACTTCTGGAGAAAGGACGTTAAAGCTACGACGTTTGAAGGTGCGGAGGTGAGTATTTACACTGTGGCACAGTTTCTATAGTAGACATGAGGAAGAAGACGGAGGCGGAGCTTCACTTTCAGCTTTCCTTTTCCGTGGGTTCTTTAGTTCGGCTCTTGAAAACGAAGGAACGCTGACGTACATACGCACAGACGCAAACACCTAGGGAGCAGAAACGATTACGGTACGGTACACATCTCTCTGGACGAGCAGACGTCGGCGTTTAGAGGTTCGGAAATATTTTCAGAGAGGTCACGACATGGTTCACGACTACAAGCGAACAAACAACGAGCGTCAGACGGACTGATTCGGGAAGAGAAGAGCGCGACTGGTTGGGGTGAAGAAGCCTCCCGCGCTACCACTACTGCCTTTTTACAATCACGCCAAGGGGGCGTTTACTTTtgagcaaggtttttttttttgtttgtttttttggtcgaGGGTTATTTGCTGCTTATAATGACTCCATCCATATGTTTCACAGACATCTCTCTGcaagccgttactatagaaacgatgatgGATTAggagcacgttaatataaagctgtgattcaCTCAGCAGCTGGAAATactgtcagggctgctgtttagaaagtgagggagggagggggggaggaagTAAAGGatggaggaaaggagagagagagagagagagagagagagagagagagaggaaggaaaggaTGGAGCAaaggagagggaggaaggaaatcAGAGAGGAAGGAAATGAtgaaggaaaggagagagagagagagagagagatagagaggaaagAAATCAGAGAGGAAGGAAATcagagaggaaggagagagagcaagagagacagagagagagaggaaagaaatcagagaggaaggaaaggatggaggaaaggagagagagagagagagagagggagaggaaggaaaggatggaggaaaggagagagagaaacagagagggaaaggaagGAAATCAGAGAGGAAGGAAAtgaaggaaaggagagagagagggaggaaggaaatcagagaggaaggaaaggagGGTGCTAGGAGGGaagggagaaaggaaggaagagagggaggaaggaaaatgAGAGATGAAGGAAAGGTGGGTGCTAGGAGGGAAGGGAGCAAGGGAaagaagagagggaggaagggaaggaggaaggaagggatGAAGGAaatgagaaaggaagaaaaggagGGAGGAAGTGAGGAAGGGTGTGAGGGAGGAAAACGGGTTCTGAACAGACTTCTGGGCTGGTTGTGAAACGAAGAGGAAGCTGATGTCATCATGGCGGCTGTATGGCCTTTCCTTCAGCTCTAACTGCAGTGTTTAGTAGGAGTATTCTCCGTCAGTAGATGGCACCGTCATCTATCCAGTGATGAACTCTTAGCACGAGGTGATTCTTCACAAATTCAACATGAACGTAGAGGCTGCATCAGACGCACGTGTGTGTCCAGCAGTCCGCCGAGGAGCGCGTTACGTCATCCTAAAGCAGTCCGCTCGACATGGTGCTGTTCTGCCACCGCAGGCAGGTGGTTTTCGAGTGTTTGTACAGGTGACTGGATTGGCTGAAGCGCTTGCCACACTTCAGGCACGCGTACGGCTTCTCGCCCGTGTGCACTCGGATGTGCTTCTTGCAGTCTGTTAACGTCAGGAAGGTCTTGCAGCAGATTTTACACGCGTACTTGCGCGCTCCCTCGACCACCAGGACGTTGTGCTCCGAGAGCGCCTTCTTGCACTTGGAGAGCACGTCTGCTGACGCGCGCGTCAACTGGGGCAGAGGATTCGAGTTCGAGTTGCTTCCTCGTTGGCCAGAACAGTCAAAATTAGCACCGTTTACAAGCATCGAGGACGAGGACGCGGCGTCCTGCATCAAAGCGGCTCCCGCTGCGGATTTCGGCGCGATGCGTCGGTAAGGAGGAAACCTATACGCGCCGCCTCGGCAAATGTTCCTCTGAAACTCCAACGCCAGTTGCTCTGAAGACGACGACGACGAAGACGCGATCCTGTCGAGCACGGGCTGAAGCAGAAGCGCGTCGGAACGCATGTTGGAAAACTCCTGCGCCTCTCCCGAGAGGAAGCTCTGAGACAGGGGGAGGTGCATAGCAGACGATGAGTCGGAGCCGAACAGGAAACGAGGGGGCTCGTGGTCCAGTGCGCACTCCCCTGTCGTGGTGTTGGGAACGGACCCGCGGTCGAAGCTCATCGAGCTCAGCAGACCCCCGCCTCTTTCTCTTCGGTCTACACCTCCTCCTGTATCGCCCGCTCTTTCCCCTTCGATGACCGGTCCCTTGATTTCTGAGATCAGGATGTCGGAGCTGGGCTGAGGGTCGCTGAAGCTGTGCTCGCTGCCTTCGGGACTCAGCTCCAGCTTCTCTCCCGCGGCCTCCACCTGAgcaggtatacacacactgtatataaagaGAGTTCATTTTCGTGTTGTGTATGGAACATGCGCAGCAGATCACACTGCGCGCACCCTTAAAAGCATCcggttaatttatttattaaacaggaAAATCAATATGCAGAAACATCACACGATATGAGATACTTCCCAGTCGTGTCAAACGCTTGAAAAGGAGAACTCGAGTGCACAGAGAGGCTACAAAAGAACCCCCGACGTGGTCGTGCGAAGCCAGGTAAGGATTTTGTGTACAAAAGGCGCTCAAATAACAAATCGTGCTCTGGTGTGCGGAGTATAAGTTACAGACGTTTCACCTAACGGAACGACGGCACGTACATGTCTTAAGACAGGTCTCTAGGAAGTGCGTGCTTGTTCATACTTCCTCTGTGACTCTCGAGAGATACCATACGTCTGTactgtgtgtcagagagagtgCGAGTTTCAGCGCGCCTCGGAGGTCCTCGGAGTGCCTCGTCGATCCGGCGCAACTTGAGGCTCGGTGCGTAAAATAACTAAACGAACAAATCTGCATCGCTGTATTTGATGGAAATAAGAGCCTGTCCCATGTCCCGGCTGAAGCAAAAACAGGCTTCGACCAAATAACGGCCAATACTTCGACTGATAtttctactttaagaaaacaaacgCATATTTGACCAAAACTGTGAGGTCTTTATTGCGTTTTCGGAAAAACAAATCAACGTAACTGAAGATGAAACGCTACTAAGgagtgatttcctcacacagtgagcGTCACGTGTTTTTGCGAAGAGAAACCGGCTGCTGAAACGGCCCCGGTGCACCTTCTCGAAACAGAGAGCAGAGTTTTCACTTTCTGTGTAGAGCGGAACGGGGTGAATCAGAGCTTATTTCCTCACGCTAACACCAGCGAACGGAGATCAGCTGAGCGACGAGCTTCGTGTTCTTTTCTTTCGGTATGAGCACGGTTTCACGAGAAGTAATTCCTTCTTCtcagaaacagacagaacatTGGCGCAACGCACAactagttctttttttttttttttttagtcttcgATCTTGACTTGATCTCGGCTCGTCCTGATCTCGGACTTAACGACGTCGCTCTTGACTAAAGTCCTAGACGTAAagaacggggaaaaaaaaagaagaggttAACAGTCTAGCTTGAATCCTGAAGCCTCTTCATCAAGTGATGACTCCAGGACGATCCTCCTGTTTTTCCTTGTGTTtcagaggtcgaccgatagtggatttttaccgataccgataactaagtcgggcggtacctgccgataaacaatcaatcaaccaatacTGAATGCAGACGTAACACTCGAAGTAAAATATCGTTGAActtcattacaaataaaacagtactgactgtacagTGAAAatgtattctattttttttttaatgaaataaatatatattaactattaataaatattcaactaaataaaagatatacatccaaactgaaccaaagagtaacactccaaataacaaataaaaatagagacacccaaaatgaataaaaaagaaaaaacacttcaaTTAACACAACAAACTTTaccagtgatggtttttatttcgcctctagaggtcGCTCTCGAACCTCAAAATGAGTGAAGAAATGAGTGAGAGATCCCTTAACGCGTTTTTGCCTCGAAAACTTTCGAGATggcagaaaaggaagaagaatatcatgtaatatttctgcatatgaATCGTTTAGACTCGGATACGGTGTACATACGCGCTTGCGTTTAAGGGTTATGCGATCAGGTGTAGGTATACGCCATGGTGGAATACGTGTAGACGTTCAGTACGTTACACTTAACACCTACCTGGTCACTGCCCTCGGCCTGCGACGTGACATCACTGGTCTCGTCTGCAGGTTCAGGTGAGCTGATCGGCTCGCTCTTCACCACCACCTGCATACGCTGTGCTTCTTCATCACCTCCACCTTTCACGTGTACACCAACGCCATCTGGATATTCCTCCTTCCGTGGCAGAAGCAGAGGCTCTGCCCTGCTCCCTCTGCCGCCGTCCGATTGGCTGGGCAGCTGCACGTCCTCTTGCGCCACTGCCCTTCTGTACTCATCTCGCTCGTCCGCCCCGATCACCACCACGTCCAGTTTGGAATCCTCATCTATGGTCTTGCTATGCGAGTCCGGGGACAGAAGCTCCTCCCCTCTAGCTCCTCCCTCCCCACAATCCTCCACGATGCCCTGGGCTTGTGAAGTGAGGCGCGGCCTCTGCCGTGGGCTCTCCGCCTCTGAGCGAATCAGAGAAAACGACTGCTTGCGCTTCTGCAAGCGGCGTTGTGGGTAGAAAGAGTCACGCTGGTCTAACAGTCCACTTCCCGAAACCGACCCCGCCCCTCGACCGGCCGCGCTCCCGTCCTCCTCGGTTTCTTCGTTGAGGGCGGAGCTGACCACGCTTAAGCCGAGCTGCTGCAGGAGGAACGATCGCTGGAGGCGTGTGTTAGACCCGTTGTTCAGCTGCTGCTGCTCAACACGCTGACTCCCGCGCTCGCGAAGAGGAGACTTCGGCAAAGTCCGAGTGTTCAGGTAATGCTTACAAGCTTTCACTACTGcgtttaaatgcaaatgagacgCAGCCAGTAACACGTCCATGACGTTGCTCTCTCCCAGCGTCAGCGTGGAAGTGTACATCATGTCCACGAGCACCGAGAACGCCTCGGCCGTCACCACCTCCGAATCCAGCCGGATTACGCTCAAGCTACCGTCCCCCTCGGAGACGCTAAAGAGCGCGCGGAAGTGCGTACTGCATGCGGCCAGGACGGCACGGTGAGCTTTAAAATGCCGGCTGCCCACCACGATCACGCAATCACACAGCTGCCCGTGGACACGCTGGTAGTTCAGCTGCTGGAAGATCTGCTCAAAGTGTCCCGGGAAGTCCATGACCTGAGGAAGATAAACAGCGGATTACGTAACAAATCtgtcatattattatttttttacaaatcagGAAGCTTCCCCTGAAACAACCAGAGTTAAACGGGTATCCCAGAGTCCaccagttatatatatatatatatatatatataactggtGGACtctgggatatatatatatattctcttcGTCATACTTGACTGCTTCTAACCTAAGCGGAAATTAAAATTAATGATAACACATGgactaaggaataaaacatttagtcttatgctgttataggaaaataatcaaccatgaacatatacatatatctatatttatatatacacacacacacacacacatatatgttaGTGACTCCTATACTACATTTCAAGTGTAACTACAAATTTACAACCAATATTTAGTCGCAGAACCGTGCACTAATTGATaaattatactttatatatttttcctgAGGTAACTAGCACCCTGGCTAACACGTCTAGAGGTCTGCAGGTTACCTAGCAACCTATGCTCCAACACaggctagttagctagctaacctcACTGTCCTACCTAACTAACCTTGCTAGCAAACCTGTGTGCTGTTCTTTATTTGTGCGAAACCGAGCTCTAAATTGCTTTAAACAAGTTTACCTTTGCGTGTACACAATAAACCACCTCGGTGCAGCTAGTCAGTTAGTTAATTAATTAGCCGACATTAGTTAGTCTGCTAGCTGGTGAAGTTGTCGGACCTTCAGTCGCCACTGAGAAGACAAAGCAGTCGATAACGTTAACAAATAAACGCTGTTGAAGAACAGGAAACTAAATCATTCTTTCATGTTCTAGCTTATTCTAGGTGTAGCTAAAACGCCGAATACAATACAGACAATAATATCCCATCGTGCGCTAACAGTTAGCTAGGTAGCTACCGGCCATTTCTCATTAGCgaatgagtcgactctttgaacCGGATCTTTTGAGTGAGCCGACTCGCATTCATTTGTTCcctccatccatgcatccatccatccattttatacaccgcttatccttcagggttgtggggagcctggaggctatcccagggagcatggggtacaaggtggggtacaccctggacggggtgccaatccattgcagggcacaatcacacacacacattcacagaatcTGACAGCAAATCaatcaaacaggaagtgagtgcTGTATCTCAGCAAAGACTTTGCACACTGACGCAAAACTTGGTAGGCagcttcaggaccatgacctgaggctatgcaacaaatttcattacTGGTCAAATATTACAGTGACATGCCACAAACGCCTccatcatcttgagacctgttGCCATTCTAGCCATTTCTAGCAATCTATGCTATTATACAGACAACACGTGACTGACAGGGTTTAATATCAAATAGCATTTTAATGAGCaattttcaataataaaaaaaccaaacagtaTAAGACAGATATATTCTAGTTTGATAATCTAGAAGATAAGTTTGGTGCAGGTTCTTgcacaagggggggggggggggggttgtactACACtgatgagaaaataaaaatcacttaagatgtttttaaattgcaagaagaagaagaaaaattcaTGTCGCATCA
This genomic interval carries:
- the LOC128604502 gene encoding zinc finger and BTB domain-containing protein 5, with translation MDFPGHFEQIFQQLNYQRVHGQLCDCVIVVGSRHFKAHRAVLAACSTHFRALFSVSEGDGSLSVIRLDSEVVTAEAFSVLVDMMYTSTLTLGESNVMDVLLAASHLHLNAVVKACKHYLNTRTLPKSPLRERGSQRVEQQQLNNGSNTRLQRSFLLQQLGLSVVSSALNEETEEDGSAAGRGAGSVSGSGLLDQRDSFYPQRRLQKRKQSFSLIRSEAESPRQRPRLTSQAQGIVEDCGEGGARGEELLSPDSHSKTIDEDSKLDVVVIGADERDEYRRAVAQEDVQLPSQSDGGRGSRAEPLLLPRKEEYPDGVGVHVKGGGDEEAQRMQVVVKSEPISSPEPADETSDVTSQAEGSDQVEAAGEKLELSPEGSEHSFSDPQPSSDILISEIKGPVIEGERAGDTGGGVDRRERGGGLLSSMSFDRGSVPNTTTGECALDHEPPRFLFGSDSSSAMHLPLSQSFLSGEAQEFSNMRSDALLLQPVLDRIASSSSSSSEQLALEFQRNICRGGAYRFPPYRRIAPKSAAGAALMQDAASSSSMLVNGANFDCSGQRGSNSNSNPLPQLTRASADVLSKCKKALSEHNVLVVEGARKYACKICCKTFLTLTDCKKHIRVHTGEKPYACLKCGKRFSQSSHLYKHSKTTCLRWQNSTMSSGLL